Proteins co-encoded in one Kribbella solani genomic window:
- a CDS encoding VOC family protein, whose product MTRKAFPVLYVSDVRRSVEFYTLLGYQSTYQFPLEGDPHYVGLERGDSSLGIAVADWPEAQLGITVGTGPRFELFVYVDDVDAEVERFRAAGHPVLQEPATMPWGERQGYLADPEGNPVALATPV is encoded by the coding sequence ATGACCCGCAAGGCGTTTCCGGTCCTGTACGTCAGCGACGTACGCCGGTCCGTCGAGTTCTACACGCTGCTCGGCTACCAGTCGACGTACCAGTTCCCGCTCGAGGGCGACCCGCACTACGTCGGGCTCGAGCGGGGCGACTCGTCGCTGGGCATCGCGGTCGCGGACTGGCCGGAGGCGCAACTCGGTATCACCGTCGGCACCGGCCCGCGGTTCGAGCTGTTCGTGTACGTCGATGACGTCGACGCCGAGGTGGAGCGCTTCCGCGCGGCCGGCCACCCGGTCCTGCAAGAGCCGGCCACGATGCCGTGGGGCGAACGCCAGGGCTACCTCGCCGACCCGGAAGGCAACCCGGTCGCCCTCGCCACCCCGGTCTGA
- a CDS encoding GNAT family N-acetyltransferase, with the protein MIRLPDHPVTLELLTAEHAEAVLAFEQENRAYFASWITDRGDDYFATFATRHAALLAEQAAGVCRFHVLVDDSGAVAGRVNLVDLENGAAELGYRIAEKWTGQGLASEAVRALIGIAATEYGLTALWAGASNHNAASQAVLTKAGFRPVASTHTSLGPGTKYELILADM; encoded by the coding sequence GTGATCCGGCTGCCGGATCACCCGGTCACCCTGGAACTGCTGACGGCGGAGCACGCCGAGGCGGTCCTTGCGTTCGAGCAGGAGAACCGGGCGTACTTCGCGTCCTGGATCACGGACCGTGGCGACGACTACTTCGCCACTTTCGCAACCCGGCACGCGGCCCTGCTCGCGGAGCAGGCGGCAGGCGTCTGCCGCTTCCACGTACTGGTGGATGACTCCGGCGCGGTGGCCGGCCGGGTGAACCTGGTCGATCTCGAGAACGGCGCGGCCGAGCTCGGGTACCGGATCGCGGAGAAGTGGACCGGCCAGGGGCTGGCGTCCGAAGCGGTCCGGGCGCTGATCGGAATCGCCGCGACCGAGTACGGGCTGACCGCGCTGTGGGCCGGTGCCTCGAATCACAACGCGGCCTCCCAGGCGGTCCTGACCAAGGCCGGGTTCCGGCCGGTCGCGTCCACCCACACCAGCCTCGGGCCGGGTACGAAGTACGAGCTGATCTTGGCGGACATGTGA
- the hemQ gene encoding hydrogen peroxide-dependent heme synthase, which produces MTGKPKARELNNVIRYTLWSVFKVETPLGDADRDELTAELNDLVGKLAAEDVVIRGIYDVEGFRADADFMIWWHAPTSDALQQAYHQLRRSRLGRHLVPVWSQFALHRPAEFNKSHIPAFLADEEPRAYVCVYPFVRSYEWYLLPDEERRFMLAEHGQQARGYPDVRANTVASFALGDYEWMLAFEADELHRMVDLMRDLRASTARRHVREETPFYTGKRTGVAELIANLV; this is translated from the coding sequence GTGACTGGTAAGCCGAAAGCACGTGAACTCAACAACGTCATCCGGTACACGCTGTGGTCGGTGTTCAAGGTCGAGACACCGCTCGGTGACGCCGACCGGGACGAACTGACCGCCGAGCTGAACGACCTGGTCGGGAAGCTCGCCGCCGAGGACGTGGTGATCCGCGGGATCTACGACGTGGAGGGGTTCCGCGCCGACGCCGACTTCATGATCTGGTGGCACGCGCCGACCTCGGACGCGCTCCAGCAGGCGTACCACCAGCTGCGCCGCTCGCGGCTCGGGCGGCACCTGGTTCCGGTCTGGTCGCAGTTCGCGCTGCACCGGCCGGCCGAGTTCAACAAGAGCCACATCCCGGCGTTCCTGGCCGACGAGGAGCCGCGGGCGTACGTCTGCGTGTACCCGTTCGTCCGCTCGTACGAGTGGTACCTGCTGCCGGACGAGGAGCGGCGGTTCATGCTGGCCGAGCACGGTCAGCAGGCCCGCGGCTACCCGGATGTCCGTGCGAACACGGTCGCGTCCTTCGCGCTCGGCGACTACGAGTGGATGCTCGCCTTCGAGGCCGACGAGCTGCACCGGATGGTCGACCTGATGCGTGACCTCCGGGCGTCGACGGCGCGCCGGCACGTCCGCGAGGAGACGCCGTTCTACACCGGCAAGCGCACCGGCGTCGCCGAACTGATCGCCAATCTCGTCTGA
- the hemE gene encoding uroporphyrinogen decarboxylase: MPSTLPLADRSAYLLAARGERPPHTPVWFMRQAGRALPEYRAVREGISMLESCLRPELVVEITLQPVRRYGVDAAIFYSDIVLPLKAAGFDIEIKPGVGPVVADPIRDAAGVATVRPVTPADVTFTTESVQQLVTELAGTPLIGFAGAPFTVASYLVEGGPSKDYAKTKAMMHGNPELWHALADRLADVAIAYLSVQVEAGASAIQLFDSWAGGLSPRDYERFVLPHSAKVLDAMKAYDVPRVHFGVNTGELLGLMSAAGADVVGVDWRVPLDEAVRRITAAGGAPKPVQGNLDPALLFAGWDAIEPELDRILEEGKAAPGHIFNLGHGVPPNADPDVLTRVVKYVQSKK; this comes from the coding sequence GTGCCTTCGACGTTACCGCTCGCCGACCGTTCCGCCTACCTGCTGGCCGCCCGGGGTGAGCGGCCGCCGCACACGCCGGTGTGGTTCATGCGCCAGGCGGGCCGGGCGCTGCCCGAGTACCGGGCGGTACGGGAGGGGATCAGCATGCTCGAGTCGTGTCTGCGGCCGGAGCTCGTCGTCGAGATAACGCTGCAGCCGGTCCGCCGTTACGGCGTCGACGCGGCGATCTTCTACTCCGACATCGTGCTGCCGCTGAAGGCGGCCGGGTTCGACATCGAGATCAAGCCGGGCGTCGGCCCGGTGGTCGCGGACCCGATCCGGGACGCCGCCGGTGTCGCCACGGTCCGCCCGGTCACCCCGGCCGACGTGACGTTCACCACCGAGTCGGTGCAACAGCTCGTCACCGAGCTCGCGGGTACGCCGCTGATCGGTTTCGCGGGCGCCCCCTTCACGGTCGCGTCGTACTTGGTCGAGGGCGGGCCGAGCAAGGACTACGCGAAGACCAAGGCGATGATGCACGGCAACCCGGAGCTGTGGCACGCGCTGGCGGACCGGCTGGCCGACGTCGCGATCGCGTACCTGTCGGTGCAGGTCGAGGCGGGCGCGTCGGCGATCCAGCTGTTCGACTCGTGGGCCGGTGGGTTGTCACCGCGCGACTACGAACGCTTCGTGCTGCCGCACTCGGCGAAGGTCCTGGACGCGATGAAGGCGTACGACGTGCCGCGGGTGCACTTCGGCGTGAACACCGGCGAGTTGCTCGGCCTGATGAGCGCGGCCGGCGCTGATGTGGTCGGCGTCGACTGGCGCGTTCCGCTGGACGAGGCCGTCCGCCGGATCACCGCCGCCGGGGGCGCGCCGAAGCCGGTGCAGGGCAACCTCGACCCGGCGCTGCTGTTCGCGGGCTGGGACGCGATCGAGCCCGAGCTGGACCGCATCCTTGAGGAGGGCAAGGCGGCGCCCGGCCACATCTTCAACCTCGGCCACGGCGTCCCCCCGAACGCCGACCCGGACGTGCTGACCCGCGTGGTCAAGTACGTCCAGTCCAAGAAGTGA
- a CDS encoding lamin tail domain-containing protein, with the protein MSALNRPRRRLGALAVTTSLFASGLAVAIAAAPAQAVSADVVITEVYGGGGNSGAPYTNDFVELTNNSSAPVDVSGWSIQYASAAGASWQVTKLTGSIAPGAAYLIQEGGGANGQPMPTPNVTGTILMSATAGKVALVTNQTALACGSGCHADPAVRDYVGFGTANDSETAPAPGLSNTTSAARSNPKQDTDNNSADFVAGNPSPGTLTGGPAEPPVDAKIHDIQGAAHRSPLEGKRVGNVTGVVTAKSGNGFWFQDTQPDGNPATSEGIFVFTSSAPTVAVGDALNIEGTVAEFRPGGSGGTTNLTTTELTNPKVTVTGTAAVPAPTIVGAGGRVPPSTVIDDDSKGDVETTSTAFDPRNDGLDFWESLEGMWLGINQPEVTGPTSSFREIPVVPAGSGVRTVRGGILLQKTDSNPERVMLDDVLAPMPDAKTGDKLAGVVTGVLDYSFGNYKFLPPTTPAVIDGGLKREVTKPSSPAQLSVATFNVENLDPNDGDAKFDGLAQVVVRNLAAPDIVGLEEVQDNDGAINSGTTAADKTLNLLTAAIVKAGGPKYAWRQIDPVNNAEGGEPGGNIRVAFLYRTDKPLKFVDTPGGGSTVATTITTDRAGRPHLSASPGRVDPANPAWAATRVPLAGEFKWHGKTVFVVVNHFSSKGGDDPLWGRFQPPVQSSAPKRHQQATAVRGFVDQILAKDKGANIVVLGDLNDFDWSQTADILVGSGKTALVDLPRTLPLPERYSYVFEGNSQILDQILISQNLRLAASYDVVHMNAEFPDQISDHDPQVVKLIPLPSWVH; encoded by the coding sequence ATGTCTGCCCTGAACCGACCGCGACGCCGCCTGGGCGCCCTCGCGGTCACGACCAGTCTCTTCGCCTCCGGGCTCGCGGTGGCGATCGCCGCCGCGCCCGCGCAGGCCGTTTCGGCCGATGTGGTCATCACCGAGGTGTACGGCGGTGGCGGCAACAGCGGCGCGCCGTACACCAACGACTTCGTTGAGCTGACCAACAACAGCTCCGCCCCGGTCGACGTGAGCGGCTGGTCGATCCAGTACGCGTCCGCGGCCGGCGCGTCGTGGCAGGTCACGAAGCTGACCGGCAGTATCGCGCCGGGCGCCGCGTACCTGATCCAGGAGGGCGGCGGCGCCAACGGCCAGCCGATGCCGACGCCGAACGTGACCGGCACGATCCTGATGTCCGCCACCGCGGGCAAGGTCGCCCTGGTCACCAACCAGACCGCGCTCGCCTGCGGCTCCGGCTGCCACGCCGACCCCGCCGTCCGCGACTACGTCGGCTTCGGGACGGCGAACGACTCCGAGACAGCGCCCGCGCCCGGCCTGTCGAACACGACCTCGGCCGCCCGGTCGAACCCGAAGCAGGACACCGACAACAACAGCGCGGACTTCGTCGCGGGCAACCCGTCGCCGGGTACGCTGACCGGCGGGCCGGCCGAGCCGCCCGTGGACGCGAAGATCCACGACATCCAGGGCGCCGCGCACCGCTCGCCGTTGGAAGGCAAGCGGGTCGGCAACGTCACCGGCGTGGTCACCGCGAAGAGCGGCAACGGGTTCTGGTTCCAGGACACCCAGCCGGACGGCAACCCGGCCACCAGCGAGGGCATCTTCGTCTTCACCAGCTCCGCGCCGACGGTCGCGGTCGGCGACGCGCTGAACATCGAGGGCACGGTCGCCGAGTTCCGCCCCGGCGGCTCCGGCGGTACGACGAACCTCACCACGACCGAGCTGACCAACCCGAAGGTCACGGTGACGGGTACGGCCGCCGTGCCGGCTCCGACCATCGTCGGCGCGGGCGGCCGGGTGCCGCCGTCGACGGTCATCGACGACGATTCGAAGGGTGACGTCGAGACCACCAGCACCGCCTTCGACCCGCGGAACGACGGTCTGGACTTCTGGGAGTCGCTGGAGGGCATGTGGCTCGGCATCAACCAGCCTGAGGTCACCGGTCCGACCAGTTCGTTCCGGGAGATTCCGGTCGTACCGGCCGGTTCCGGCGTACGTACGGTCCGCGGCGGAATCCTCTTGCAGAAGACCGACAGCAACCCCGAGCGGGTCATGCTCGACGACGTACTGGCGCCGATGCCCGACGCGAAGACCGGCGACAAGCTGGCCGGCGTGGTGACCGGCGTGCTCGACTACTCGTTCGGTAACTACAAGTTCCTGCCGCCCACGACGCCGGCGGTGATCGACGGCGGGCTGAAGCGCGAGGTCACCAAGCCGTCATCGCCGGCGCAGTTGTCCGTGGCCACGTTCAACGTGGAGAACCTGGACCCGAACGACGGGGACGCCAAGTTCGACGGGCTGGCGCAGGTCGTCGTCCGTAACCTGGCCGCGCCGGACATCGTCGGGCTCGAGGAAGTGCAGGACAACGACGGCGCGATCAACTCCGGTACCACCGCCGCCGACAAGACCCTGAACCTGCTGACCGCCGCGATCGTGAAGGCGGGCGGACCGAAGTACGCGTGGCGGCAGATCGACCCGGTGAACAACGCGGAGGGCGGCGAGCCGGGCGGCAACATCCGGGTCGCGTTCCTGTACCGGACCGACAAGCCGCTGAAGTTCGTCGACACCCCGGGCGGTGGCTCGACGGTCGCGACCACGATCACCACCGACCGGGCCGGCCGCCCGCACCTGAGCGCGTCACCGGGCCGCGTCGACCCGGCCAACCCGGCCTGGGCCGCCACCCGGGTGCCGCTCGCGGGCGAGTTCAAGTGGCACGGCAAGACGGTGTTCGTGGTGGTCAACCACTTCAGCTCGAAGGGCGGCGACGACCCGCTTTGGGGCCGGTTCCAGCCGCCGGTTCAGTCCAGCGCGCCGAAGCGGCACCAGCAGGCCACCGCGGTCCGCGGGTTCGTGGACCAGATCCTGGCCAAGGACAAGGGCGCCAACATCGTCGTCCTGGGTGACCTGAACGACTTCGACTGGTCGCAGACCGCGGACATCCTGGTCGGCTCCGGCAAGACCGCGCTGGTCGACCTGCCCCGGACGCTCCCGCTCCCGGAGCGGTACAGCTACGTCTTCGAGGGCAACAGCCAGATCCTGGACCAGATCCTGATCTCGCAGAACCTGCGCCTGGCCGCGTCGTACGACGTGGTGCACATGAACGCCGAGTTCCCGGACCAGATCTCCGACCACGACCCGCAGGTGGTGAAGCTGATCCCGTTGCCGTCGTGGGTCCACTGA
- the hemG gene encoding protoporphyrinogen oxidase yields MSRVVVVGGGISGLAAAHALATGPNPPRITVLEGSPRLGGKLAGGEVAGVPVDLGAESVLARRPEGIELIRALGLGDEVVHPATTSAGLWVGDRIRAIPPTVMGVPVDPAATTDVLGTDAAEQVAHEAELPAPALTEDVAIGRFVAERMGASVTDKLIDPLLGGVYAGKAEEISLAAAVPDLYAKLRTAPSLLAATAELRELGQTRAGQPVFAGVVGGVNRIISALEQDLTARGVDIRRKLAVRRITKDADGYVLEAGPVPAPTYLNADAVIVAVPAAPAARMLTDLVPAASTELATIEYASMAIVTLAVRKTDWPDGATGSGFLVPSVEGRTIKASTYSHAKWAWSAEAGGDLAVLRASVGRLGEEYVLQRSDEELVALAVSDLKQAIGLDTPVIGSLVTRWGGGLPQYAVGHLDRVDRVETAVAGVPGLAVCGAAYRGVGIAACIASGGKAATRVRAHLEALETMKS; encoded by the coding sequence GTGAGCCGGGTAGTGGTCGTCGGCGGCGGGATCAGCGGCCTGGCCGCCGCGCACGCACTGGCGACGGGACCGAATCCGCCGCGGATCACCGTGCTGGAAGGTTCACCGCGGCTCGGCGGGAAGCTGGCCGGTGGCGAGGTCGCGGGCGTACCGGTCGACCTGGGCGCCGAGTCGGTGCTGGCCCGGCGGCCCGAGGGGATCGAGCTGATCCGCGCGCTCGGGCTCGGCGACGAGGTCGTGCACCCGGCGACCACCTCGGCGGGCCTGTGGGTCGGCGACCGGATCCGCGCGATCCCGCCGACCGTGATGGGCGTACCCGTGGACCCCGCCGCGACCACCGACGTACTCGGGACGGATGCGGCGGAGCAGGTCGCGCACGAGGCCGAGCTGCCGGCGCCTGCGCTGACCGAGGATGTCGCGATCGGCCGGTTTGTCGCCGAGCGGATGGGCGCATCCGTGACCGACAAGCTGATCGACCCGCTGCTCGGCGGCGTGTACGCCGGCAAGGCCGAGGAGATCTCCCTCGCGGCCGCGGTGCCCGACCTGTACGCGAAATTGCGCACTGCGCCGAGCCTGCTCGCCGCCACCGCCGAGCTGCGTGAGCTGGGTCAGACACGCGCCGGTCAACCCGTGTTCGCGGGCGTGGTCGGCGGCGTGAATCGCATCATCAGTGCCCTGGAGCAGGACCTGACCGCCCGTGGTGTCGACATCCGCCGCAAGCTCGCGGTGCGCCGGATCACCAAGGACGCCGACGGCTACGTACTGGAGGCAGGTCCGGTGCCCGCGCCGACGTACCTGAACGCGGATGCGGTGATCGTCGCCGTGCCGGCGGCGCCCGCGGCGCGGATGCTGACGGACCTGGTGCCGGCCGCGTCGACCGAGCTGGCGACCATCGAGTACGCGAGTATGGCGATCGTCACGCTCGCGGTACGTAAGACCGACTGGCCGGACGGCGCGACCGGGTCCGGGTTCTTGGTGCCGTCCGTGGAAGGGCGCACGATCAAGGCGTCCACCTACTCGCACGCGAAGTGGGCATGGTCGGCCGAGGCCGGGGGAGACCTGGCCGTACTGCGTGCATCGGTCGGCCGGCTCGGTGAGGAGTACGTGCTGCAACGCTCCGACGAAGAGCTCGTCGCGCTCGCGGTGTCGGATCTGAAGCAGGCGATCGGGCTGGACACACCCGTGATCGGATCCCTGGTGACGCGCTGGGGCGGCGGCCTTCCGCAGTACGCGGTCGGGCATCTGGACCGGGTCGATCGGGTCGAGACCGCGGTTGCCGGCGTACCCGGCCTGGCGGTCTGCGGAGCGGCCTACCGTGGTGTCGGAATCGCCGCGTGTATCGCGTCCGGTGGTAAGGCGGCCACCCGGGTGCGGGCGCACCTGGAGGCATTGGAGACAATGAAGTCGTGA
- a CDS encoding AAA family ATPase yields MADDIRTPRVLDVLAAAEPWEVPAEWIAGVRARLQAWAGDPHSLRPLRGDAFPDFVKGTPAAVWFTHQVAPLLTGWIPVLHGDYADISSHLTHDFHRSATRLGGSGHVIYTAPTDWHLQAIAGARGFREAGRKQALQLSRDVVSQFVDAPPMAARAAALTAAFDRALTDRQSAHLHMTGEYEEIVSYWRNDALKDSERAVLPELAGPTAALRYSLNAIRDAHARLLMTTPDEYAGDFAQLMAELILATRLRGIPQSVATILGSATQDVEKALSDIHQTFSAQTWFGHVHQWLSRAIRHDQADLARTWGAAATRVSIHLAGVLSKGAWPEPEVPDLTSLFRVLDRERWSMETAAGADQATSLSDAWHTVHDEPATGSAASGGELDEPLPAPVDFSENPLAELDSLIGLESVKDAVRRMVAEVKTNLRRTELGLPSHERARHMVFVGKPGTAKTTIARLLSRIYHQLGVLEKGHVVEVDRSDLVGSSVGTTAPMTAGKFRDALGGVLFVDEAYTLVPENTPGDYGLEAVATILKLMEDHRNDCIVIVAGYHREMQRFMESNTGLQSRFPKLLSFSEYDTDQLVAIFELQARQKGMIYGEEVLDKVRSVIPPAPRGHNFGNGRFIRNILEEAISNQATRLSTRNPDSLTERDLRELIPIDVKPPTSMRAEDYLLQKPGT; encoded by the coding sequence GTGGCTGACGACATCCGTACACCGCGGGTTCTGGATGTGCTGGCGGCGGCGGAGCCGTGGGAGGTGCCGGCCGAGTGGATCGCGGGAGTCCGGGCCCGGTTGCAGGCCTGGGCGGGCGATCCGCACTCGCTCCGGCCGTTGCGCGGCGACGCGTTCCCGGATTTCGTCAAGGGCACCCCGGCCGCGGTCTGGTTCACCCATCAGGTGGCACCGCTGCTGACCGGCTGGATCCCGGTGCTGCACGGCGACTACGCGGACATCTCGTCCCACCTGACCCATGACTTCCACCGCTCCGCGACGCGGTTGGGTGGCTCCGGCCACGTCATCTACACGGCGCCGACCGACTGGCATCTGCAAGCGATCGCCGGCGCCCGCGGCTTCCGCGAGGCCGGCCGCAAGCAGGCACTGCAGCTGTCCCGCGACGTCGTCAGCCAGTTCGTGGACGCCCCGCCGATGGCGGCCCGCGCCGCCGCTCTGACGGCCGCCTTCGACCGCGCGCTCACCGACCGGCAGAGCGCCCACCTGCACATGACCGGCGAGTACGAGGAGATCGTCAGCTACTGGCGAAACGACGCGCTGAAGGACAGTGAGCGCGCCGTACTCCCCGAGCTGGCCGGCCCGACCGCCGCGCTGCGGTACTCACTGAACGCGATCCGCGACGCGCACGCCCGGCTGCTGATGACCACCCCGGACGAGTACGCGGGTGACTTCGCTCAGCTGATGGCCGAGCTGATCCTCGCCACCCGGCTGCGCGGCATCCCGCAATCGGTCGCGACGATCCTCGGCAGCGCGACCCAGGACGTCGAGAAGGCACTCAGCGACATTCACCAGACCTTCAGCGCGCAAACGTGGTTCGGTCATGTCCACCAGTGGCTGTCGCGCGCGATCCGGCACGACCAGGCGGACCTGGCGCGTACGTGGGGTGCCGCCGCGACCCGCGTTTCGATCCACCTGGCCGGCGTACTCAGCAAGGGCGCCTGGCCCGAGCCGGAGGTGCCGGACCTGACGTCACTGTTCCGCGTCCTCGACCGGGAGCGCTGGAGCATGGAGACCGCGGCCGGAGCGGATCAGGCCACCTCACTGTCGGATGCCTGGCACACAGTCCACGACGAGCCGGCGACCGGTTCCGCGGCGAGCGGCGGCGAGCTCGACGAGCCGCTGCCCGCGCCGGTCGACTTCAGCGAGAACCCGCTCGCCGAGCTCGACTCACTGATCGGCCTGGAGTCGGTCAAGGACGCGGTCCGCCGGATGGTGGCCGAGGTGAAGACCAACCTGCGGCGTACGGAGCTGGGCCTGCCCAGTCATGAGCGCGCCCGGCACATGGTGTTCGTCGGCAAGCCCGGTACCGCGAAGACCACGATCGCGCGACTGCTCAGCCGGATCTACCACCAGCTCGGCGTACTCGAGAAGGGCCATGTGGTCGAGGTCGACCGGTCCGATCTGGTCGGGTCCAGTGTCGGTACGACCGCCCCGATGACGGCCGGCAAGTTCCGGGACGCCCTCGGCGGCGTGCTGTTCGTCGACGAGGCGTACACGCTGGTCCCGGAGAACACTCCGGGTGACTACGGCCTGGAAGCGGTCGCGACGATCCTGAAGCTGATGGAGGACCACCGCAACGACTGCATCGTGATCGTCGCCGGGTACCACCGCGAGATGCAGCGGTTCATGGAGTCCAACACCGGTCTGCAGTCCCGGTTCCCGAAGCTGCTGTCGTTCAGCGAGTACGACACCGATCAGCTGGTCGCGATCTTCGAGCTGCAGGCCCGGCAGAAGGGCATGATCTACGGCGAGGAAGTGCTGGACAAGGTCCGCAGCGTGATCCCGCCGGCGCCGCGTGGGCACAACTTCGGCAACGGCCGGTTCATCCGGAACATCCTTGAGGAAGCGATCTCGAACCAGGCCACCCGGTTGTCGACGCGTAATCCGGACAGCCTGACCGAACGCGACCTGCGCGAGCTGATCCCGATCGACGTCAAGCCGCCGACGTCGATGCGCGCCGAGGACTACCTGCTGCAGAAGCCCGGGACGTAA
- the msrB gene encoding peptide-methionine (R)-S-oxide reductase MsrB, with amino-acid sequence MTDSTKDYAVQKSDAEWKAQLSPAEFQVLRKAGTERAFTGEYTDTKTVGVYKCRACDAELFRSESKFESHCGWPSFFAPLAEDRVEYIEDSTLGMKRVEVRCANCGSHLGHVFEGEGYETPTDLRYCINSISLTLGPA; translated from the coding sequence GTGACAGATTCCACCAAGGACTACGCCGTACAGAAGTCAGACGCGGAGTGGAAGGCGCAGCTGTCCCCTGCCGAGTTCCAGGTGCTGCGCAAGGCCGGTACGGAGCGGGCGTTCACCGGTGAGTACACCGACACCAAGACGGTCGGCGTGTACAAGTGCCGGGCGTGTGACGCGGAGCTGTTCCGCAGCGAATCCAAGTTCGAGTCGCACTGCGGCTGGCCGTCGTTCTTCGCACCGCTCGCCGAGGACCGGGTCGAGTACATCGAGGACTCCACCCTCGGCATGAAGCGCGTCGAGGTCCGCTGCGCCAACTGCGGCTCGCACCTGGGCCACGTCTTCGAGGGCGAGGGCTACGAAACCCCCACCGACCTCCGCTACTGCATCAACAGCATCAGCCTGACCCTCGGCCCAGCCTGA
- a CDS encoding DUF3000 domain-containing protein has protein sequence MGARKQVDAPPAEFAEAVSQLRGARFRPEVFVEEMPAPQRIAPHAAAVSADVTVDGDDVATGRLVVLYDPAGNDAWQSTFRCVAYVRAAVEPEMVTDALLGGVGWTWLMEALADRGADYLAPSGTVTRVVSESFGGMADDDATAEIEIRASWSPVPGAGGLVDVTRHAEAWGEVLCTAAGLPPVPPGVVAMPTRRGQRGR, from the coding sequence ATGGGTGCCCGCAAGCAGGTCGACGCGCCACCCGCGGAGTTCGCCGAGGCAGTCTCGCAGTTACGAGGTGCCCGGTTCCGGCCCGAGGTTTTCGTCGAGGAGATGCCCGCACCGCAGCGGATAGCACCGCACGCGGCCGCGGTCAGCGCGGACGTGACGGTCGACGGTGACGATGTCGCCACCGGCCGCTTGGTCGTCCTCTACGATCCCGCGGGGAACGACGCCTGGCAGTCGACCTTCCGCTGTGTCGCGTACGTGCGTGCCGCCGTCGAACCGGAGATGGTGACCGACGCGCTGCTCGGCGGCGTGGGCTGGACCTGGCTGATGGAGGCGCTCGCCGACCGCGGCGCCGACTACCTGGCACCGAGCGGTACCGTGACCAGGGTGGTATCGGAGAGCTTCGGCGGGATGGCCGACGACGACGCGACCGCGGAGATCGAGATCCGCGCGTCCTGGAGTCCCGTGCCCGGCGCCGGTGGGCTGGTCGACGTGACCAGGCACGCCGAGGCCTGGGGCGAGGTGCTCTGCACGGCGGCCGGGCTGCCGCCGGTTCCGCCGGGGGTGGTCGCGATGCCGACCCGGCGCGGACAGCGGGGCCGATGA